Genomic segment of Bacilli bacterium:
AGTTGTCGATCAGGATCGTCTCCCGCCAAAACGGCCGTATGCTGTTTGCGGCAGTCAGGAGCAAGTCGGGACGGTTCACATAGGCCAAGCCGATTTTGAATTTCATTCTGCTGCTCCTTTCTCGTTCAAACGCAAATTGAATGCCTCAAGAAACGTTTCCTGCCCGGGGATACCGCCCCATTTTTGCTTGTAATACTCTTCATACAGCGGAAAAGTCACCGAATTCAAAAACGCGAGTTCCCGATCCGACTTGATCGTGGCGCTACCGCCCAGATGATGCGCAACCGGCAGACCGGTTTCCACAATGGTATAGCCCGCTAGGCGCATTCGGCGATAGTAATCGTTATCCGCGAAATAGCGGGGCAAAAACGTATCCCATTCGCCTGTCCGGCGGACTGCCTTAAGCCGAAAAGCCGCAAGCGTATGGTAATGGGTAAATACCGCGCCCCAGCGGCCGCCGTACCGCAGCAACCGCTCCACTTTGCGCACAAACTTGCGTACGGTGCGGGGAGGCGGTTCCGCATCATTGTGCAAAATGACCGCCGCTTTGCAGCCTCGTTCCGCCGCAAGGCGGTACAGCGCGTTCATTGTTTGGCTGAACGTCAATGGAACATCGGGGGTATACACCTCAACGGATAACGTGTGCGCCTGCAGATTATGATCCGGAGAATTGTCGATGACGACTGTTTTATGGCGAAAAGCGCTGATGCTGTTTAGTGCGCGCTTAAGCAAATCCGGCCTGTTTACATAACCGATCCCGATCAACCATTCCGGGCCGGCTTGCCGAGCTCCCGTCCGCTTTACCATGCGGCGCTTTCTTTGGGGGCGCAACGGTTTCTGTTGTAACGCCTTGCCTTTTGTCACGAC
This window contains:
- a CDS encoding glycosyltransferase family 2 protein codes for the protein MRGRRKQKARRKRIFGVVTKGKALQQKPLRPQRKRRMVKRTGARQAGPEWLIGIGYVNRPDLLKRALNSISAFRHKTVVIDNSPDHNLQAHTLSVEVYTPDVPLTFSQTMNALYRLAAERGCKAAVILHNDAEPPPRTVRKFVRKVERLLRYGGRWGAVFTHYHTLAAFRLKAVRRTGEWDTFLPRYFADNDYYRRMRLAGYTIVETGLPVAHHLGGSATIKSDRELAFLNSVTFPLYEEYYKQKWGGIPGQETFLEAFNLRLNEKGAAE